From Saccharibacillus brassicae:
AACATTCACGACGATATCAAGATCGGCCTGCCTACGCGCGACAAGTACATCGACAAATACATCGACACGATCCGCAAATTGTCCACGGTAGGCGTCAAAGTCATCTGCTACAATTTTATGCCTGTGTTCGACTGGACGCGCACGGAATTGTACCGGGAACTGCCGGACGGCTCGAACGCGCTCTTTTACGAGAAAGCGGCCATTACCGACAATCCGCGGGACATGGTAGATCGCATTTTGGCAGGCGCGGGGGAGTTTACGATGCCGGGCTGGGAACCGGAGCGCCTGGCCAGGCTCGACGAATTGTTCGCGGCTTACGCCGACGTGACGGACGAGAAACTGGGCGACAATTTGCGGTATTTTCTGGAACGGGTCATCCCGGTCTGCGAAGAAGTGGACGTCAAAATGGCGATTCATCCCGACGATCCGGCCTGGCCGATCTTCGGCCTGCCGCGTATCGTGCGCAATCGGGAGAGTATCCGCCGGCTGCTGGACTTCGTCGACAGCCCGTATAACGGCCTGACTTTTTGTACCGGCTCGCTCGGCACCGATCTCCGCAACGACCTGCCGGCCATGATCCGCGAGTTCCATGACCGGATCCATTTCGCGCATATCCGCAACGTCAAAGTGTTCGACAACGGCGACTTCATCGAAGTGTCGCATCGGGGACAAGACGGCAGCGTCGACGTGGCCGAAGTAGTCAGGGCTTACCACGAGACGAACTTCCAGGGCTACGTGCGTCCCGATCACGGACGGCATCTGTGGGGCGAAGAGAAAGACTGCCGTCCCGGTTATGGCCTGTACGACCGGGCACTGGGCATCATGTACCTGCTCGGAGTGTGGGACAGTCTCGACAACGCGAAGGGGGGAGCTTGAATGGTTCGGTTAACAGTGGACGGCCTGGCCGAGCGGGCGCAGTGGCAGGCCGCGGGAGTGGACCTGCCCAAGTTCGATCTTCGGCAGGTCGCGGCGAATACGGCGAAGCGCCCGGAGTGGGTCCATTTCGGAGCGGGCAACATCTTCCGCGGCTTCGTGGCGAACGCGCATCAGCGGCTGCTGGACAGCGGCCGGGCCGACACGGGCATCGTGGCCGTGAAATCGTCCGATGCCGGATCGTCCGGCCCGACGTACGGGCCCGACGACAATCTGACGCTCGCGGTGCTCATGAACGCCCAGGGCGACTTCAAGATGAACGTGGTCGCGAGCCTCGTCGATACGATCGTGATCGGCAAAGGCCGCGCGAACGAGCGTCTGCGCCTGATCGCCATGTTCGAAAATCCGAGCCTGCGGATGGCCAGCTTCACGATTACGGAAAAAGGCTATGCGCTGACCGGTCCGGGCGGGGACTTCGTGGATCTGGTCCGTGCCGATATGGAGAACGGTCCCGAACAGCCGCGGCATACGATGAGCCTGGCGGCTTCGCTTGCTTACCGCCGCTATTTGAAAGGGCGGTACCCGATCGCTTTTGTCAGCATGGACAACTGTTCCCGCAACGGCGATCTGTTGAAGAACGCGCTGGTCACGATCGCCGAAGAATGGGAGCGGCGCGGCTTCACGGACAAAGGGTTCGTCGCTTATCTGCGCGATGATGCCAAGACGGCTTTTCCGCTGTCGATGATCGACAAGATCACTCCGAGCCCGTCGGAGAAAGTCCGGGCGGCACTGGAGAAGCGGGGCATCGAAGGCATGGAGATCGCCGTCTCCAACAACTCGCATCGGGCTCCGTTCGTGAATGCGGAGATCAGCGAATATCTCGTGATCGAAGACCGCTTCCCGAACGGCCGTCCTCCGCTTGAAGAAGCGGGCGTAATCTTTACCGATCGCGCCACGGTGAACAAAGTGGAGACGATGAAAGTGACGACCTGCCTGAACCCGCTGCATACGGCGCTTGCCGTGTCCGGCTGCCTGCTCGGCTATACGTCGATCGCCGAAGAGATGCGCGACGCCTCGCTGCGCAAACTTGCGGAAACGATCGGGGTCGCGGAAGGACTGCCCGTCGTCGTCGATCCCGGCATTCTCGACCCGCAGCTATTCGTGCGGGAAGTGCTGGACGAACGGTTCACCAATCCGTTCATCCCGGACACGCCGCAGCGTATCGCGACCGACACGTCGCAAAAAGTCGGTATCCGTTTCGGCGAGACGCTCAAAGCGTACGGCCGCAGGGACGATCTTGATCCGGCGTCGCTCACGGCGATTCCGCTCGCGCTCGCGCTCTGGTGCCGGTACCTGCTCGGCGTCGACGACAACGGCCGCACGTTCGTGCCGAGCCCGGACCCGATGCTGGGTACGCTGCAGAAGCGGCTGGCGTGCACCAAGCTCGGCGATACGACTTCGAATGTGCGCGCCATTCTGGAAGACACGCAGATCTTCGGCGTCGATCTGTACGAATTGGGAGTGGGGCACAAGATCGAAGGCATGTTCTACGAGCTGCTCGAAGGTCCCGGCGCGGTACGGGCAGCGCTTGACCGCTACATGCAAACGAACGCTTGAATCCGCTTTTGTACCGAATCGTTTCCGAGAAAGCCGACCCGAATCCGGGTCGGCTTTTTGGCATGCGGAATGCAGTCGGCATTCCCGAAATCGGTTCAATAGAATTGATCGATAGTGAAAGAAAAGCATTCGTTACTCTCCTTCAATCTGTTCCGGAAGCCGCTTACAATGAAAGAAAAGTTCAGGATCTTGACGAAGAGGGGGAGCAAAACGATGCACAATACAGCTTCGAGGCCGGGCTCCGAACGGCCTACCGCAAAAAAGGCGAAAGTGAAAGCGCTTAGAGGACGTTGGGAGT
This genomic window contains:
- a CDS encoding mannitol dehydrogenase family protein; the encoded protein is MVRLTVDGLAERAQWQAAGVDLPKFDLRQVAANTAKRPEWVHFGAGNIFRGFVANAHQRLLDSGRADTGIVAVKSSDAGSSGPTYGPDDNLTLAVLMNAQGDFKMNVVASLVDTIVIGKGRANERLRLIAMFENPSLRMASFTITEKGYALTGPGGDFVDLVRADMENGPEQPRHTMSLAASLAYRRYLKGRYPIAFVSMDNCSRNGDLLKNALVTIAEEWERRGFTDKGFVAYLRDDAKTAFPLSMIDKITPSPSEKVRAALEKRGIEGMEIAVSNNSHRAPFVNAEISEYLVIEDRFPNGRPPLEEAGVIFTDRATVNKVETMKVTTCLNPLHTALAVSGCLLGYTSIAEEMRDASLRKLAETIGVAEGLPVVVDPGILDPQLFVREVLDERFTNPFIPDTPQRIATDTSQKVGIRFGETLKAYGRRDDLDPASLTAIPLALALWCRYLLGVDDNGRTFVPSPDPMLGTLQKRLACTKLGDTTSNVRAILEDTQIFGVDLYELGVGHKIEGMFYELLEGPGAVRAALDRYMQTNA
- the uxuA gene encoding mannonate dehydratase, encoding MKMTWRWYGEGNDNVTLDHVRQIPGVMGIVWSLHDKVAGEEWEMERIREEADRITAKGFSPAVVESVNIHDDIKIGLPTRDKYIDKYIDTIRKLSTVGVKVICYNFMPVFDWTRTELYRELPDGSNALFYEKAAITDNPRDMVDRILAGAGEFTMPGWEPERLARLDELFAAYADVTDEKLGDNLRYFLERVIPVCEEVDVKMAIHPDDPAWPIFGLPRIVRNRESIRRLLDFVDSPYNGLTFCTGSLGTDLRNDLPAMIREFHDRIHFAHIRNVKVFDNGDFIEVSHRGQDGSVDVAEVVRAYHETNFQGYVRPDHGRHLWGEEKDCRPGYGLYDRALGIMYLLGVWDSLDNAKGGA